GAGTATCGAGCAACGAGTATTGCAAGCCGTTCTGCCGTTGTGGGACGATGAAAATAGAGCTGTACCAAACCATTTCATCCGCTCGGGGCTATTCACCGTGAACAGCGGTCTTCAGCGCGAGTTCATACCTGACCTAAAAATTGCCTCGCTCTCCAATCTGGACGTACTCTATCGAGGCGAAGAGCTTCATCAGTCAGACCTCACCGTCTGGATGGCATTGATAAACTTGGCTCGAAACAAGCCCTTATCCGAAGGCATTTTCTTCACCGGATATCAGATCGTCACCGACTGCGGCTGGCGTCTGCATTCCGATAGCTACAAGAAAGTCAAAGACGCAATCAAACGATTGAAAGTGACAGCGATATCTATCTCGGCCAAAGGCAATGAGTCAGCCTATACCGGATCGTTGATTCGTGACTATGCGTTCACCGATGCCAATTCAGAAGATGGCGATACAAAGTGGATGGTTCGATTTGAGCCGCGCATATCCGCATTGTTTATGGAAGACACTACGACCTTTCTGCAATGGGAAGAGCGTAAGCGGATCGGACCCCGCGCCAAGCTCGCACAGTGGTTGCACGCCTTCTACTTCTCCCACCGGGGCGACCCACTTCCAAACGCTGTTTCTCGTCTGCACGAGCTGTGCAGATCTAAAGATTCATTGAGTAGCTTCCGACGCAACCTCAAGACCGCATTGATGCACCTCCAGGAGCGCGACTTGCTGGAATCCTTCACGGTCGTGAACGACATGGTTCGAGTAACAAAGTATTCCAAGCCACGCCTTGCGGCGGTAAAGAAGCCTCGTATAACAACGAAGAAAAAAGTAACGTAGTAAATCGCTCAACGTCTCAGTACGGCCTTCCTTGTGTATTCAGGCGACGATGAACGGCGATTCCGGTCAATATGAACGCAGCGGCAGTGAGGGACTGATATTGCGCTCTATTATTTTAGGCCGAGGTGGTTTTTCGGCAGAGTGACTCCTTGTCAGGTTGGTTGATTGGGGCTTTTCTTAATCAACCCGCCGCGGACTCAGCGTTGGCGGTTTTGCCTTTTCCGGGTGCAGGTTTCTTTC
This DNA window, taken from Rhodoferax potami, encodes the following:
- the trfA gene encoding plasmid replication initiator TrfA, whose amino-acid sequence is MQAHIARAVNASGKKEATKSALKPATKPRSVAEISDKSKDFLAKRVEKAKKALEAETAEEVVVRRVPSSASIEQRVLQAVLPLWDDENRAVPNHFIRSGLFTVNSGLQREFIPDLKIASLSNLDVLYRGEELHQSDLTVWMALINLARNKPLSEGIFFTGYQIVTDCGWRLHSDSYKKVKDAIKRLKVTAISISAKGNESAYTGSLIRDYAFTDANSEDGDTKWMVRFEPRISALFMEDTTTFLQWEERKRIGPRAKLAQWLHAFYFSHRGDPLPNAVSRLHELCRSKDSLSSFRRNLKTALMHLQERDLLESFTVVNDMVRVTKYSKPRLAAVKKPRITTKKKVT